The Agelaius phoeniceus isolate bAgePho1 chromosome 2, bAgePho1.hap1, whole genome shotgun sequence region TACTTCTAAAAGGACAGATTCTGTGTCATTGAAGTCTGTGCACTTTGAGTGATCATTCTAAAATCCCTCAAGGTTTAAGAATCCTTATCCCATTTAAAATatcttacttttaaaaaaaaatatattttatgtattgCACGGCATCAAGACCTTATAACTTAAAAATGTTTAAGTGGCTTGTATTGCTCAAGACTAGAGAATCATTAGAACTCTATTAGACTTTATGGAAACCTCCCCAGTAATAAAGTTGTATTTTTGCTTGATTTTGGTATGCAATCTATTCTTTCCATCTAGAGCATATTTTGTTTGATAAATTTGCTGCTGTTAGAAATCAGGGAAGCTGTGCAGGTCACTTCAAGCTGATCAATACAGGAAGAATTGTATGtgacctttttaaaaaaaaaacctgtttctcAGGGTGTTAGTTCTGTCTATTCTGTCATTTCTACTAGTTCCAAAATCAGGGTGTAACAAGCAAAGAACTTGATTTGATGTTGTTTAGggaaacagattttattttcttctctgaataTTCTAGTTTCCAATAGAGAACTTACCTTGTGGTGAGGTTTTGGAGGAATTATTAAAATCTTTAAATTAATCAGAGATGCCTCAGATTGGCAGCTTAATAGTTTTTGTCAGATGGGAAATTCAAATTGCTTTATTCTTATTTTACTTATTAAAGATCATCCATGATTCAtccaaaagcttttaaaatactgtGTATGTCAGATGTTTGCCAACATTGCCTCAGAATGCATTTGCTCTGCTCAGAATGTTCTATCTATGTAGCAGTGCATGTACCAGTAAGGACAGGATAAAATTGAAACTGTATCTTGAGAGGTCTTACTCTTAGATCCAGATCTAAACATAGGATCCtttaatttgtttctttctttttcatatcCATCTCTTTCATGGGTTATTTTTGGATTCAGGTTCTAGTTACGGCTTAATCTATGGAAAAGAGTTCCATCTCCTAGATGTATTTATATGTGCTCTAATTTGTCtatatttaataattatttttcattgcaGTGAGAGCTCATAAATATCCCAGATAAATGTTAGCAGCCTGCTATAGCAGGTGTTATAGAAGCAAAACAAACTATTTGCCTTGGCCACTTAGATGACAGACAATGTCCAGTCTCATAACACTTTCATTTCAATTGCAGGTACTTGGCTTTTGGCATCCTGGGGCACCCCAGAAATGAGTTACGGCATGAGGCTGAGATTCAGGGATGCAAAATGTGACTATGAGGAAGATGAAACATTGGGTTTTGTGGCTTTAAGTCCCACCAAGACTGAAAGAAAGGCTGTTACCACCTCAGCTGAGGAAGTTGTGcaagaaaatgaggaaaacaaggaggaaTTGGATTATCAGAATTATCTGGCTTCTTTTTACTCCATCCGAGGCTCAAGAAAGGCAGCAGGtgatgaagaaaaacagaatcTTACAGCACTGGCCTGGGAGCAGTATGAAGACATTGATGCCATGAGTTCTGAGGTGGCAGCTGGCTCAGGTCTGACAGCTATAAATAGTAGTGGAACAACAAACAACTCTAAGTTCTTAGAAACTCATATCACTCCTCTTCCCCCGGTCAAGGCTGAAACATTCCAGTCAAATCACACATCAATCACAGCAGAAGAGGATTTATTTTTAGCTACCACAAGTGATGGAGAAGCTGACTTGGTATTTGAGAATAGAAGCCAAAGCAAATATGAAATAGCTCACAGTAAGATGTCCGCAGGTGAACACTTGCTGAGCAATGGGGGAGGCCCAGTGAATGTTGCAGAAGAGCTTCCAGCTGGTGGAAAGGACAGTAAACCTTTTCCAGAAAAACATCAAGAGCAAAGCACGGAAAGAGGAAATTATACTACtaacaagaaaaggaaaaggcgAAGCTCGCTGGCCATTAAGTTTTACTCTGTCCAAAAGATGAATGCCCTTCTAAATCATGTCCGAAATAAAAATGTCTCCTTTTCTGACAAGACTGATGCACCTCATTTTGTGCATCATACAGAGAACACATCCAATGAAGCCGTGGTGGGAACTGGCCAACTGCCAAATGAATATGATGATGATCTGAAAGCGGAAGGAAAGAAGATGGAAAATGCCATGCACACAGTTAACTTGACACTGGATTTGGACCTCATAGTAGGAAAAGGGTCTAATGCATCCAGCCTTTCTGAACCCAGGATATCCAAAGATAAACCAGCCAACGTATTTTCTTTAGAATATACGTTAGACAATACAAGCCCTAATTCCAGCCCTGCTGTAGTGAAGAACTTACTAGAAGCATCATTGCCCGGGGTTGAGAAATATTCATCTAAAATGACTAGTGAGGAATGGAATTTGGTGTCTGCAAAGATGAATCCAGGATTAGAGGCAAGCTTGGATAAATCTGCTGGTGGTAAGTTAAATCATCATGGCAGAAACGGTACAGCATCCATAAATAAGGAAGATATGAAGAAGGATCAAGGGTTCTCACATCTAATGGGGGAAAACCAGAAAGGGAGCCACATTCACCCGACtcagaaaggaaaggagggaaacaACAATACCTTGACTTCATCTGGAACCTTCATCAAGATCcgaaggagaaagaaggaagatGCAAAAATTACCTACTTGCTGAGCCCAAGGAGtagaaaccccaaaaagcccAGCAATCCTGTGGCAGGGTTTGGCCGTGCGCTTCCGGGTGGGACCAACTACACAACAGTGCCGTGTTGCACAGATGCCACCAAGGCAGCCAGTGAGGTcagccagagtgtgggtgtgagcaGAGCCGGGCACAGAGAGTCGCTGGGTGATGCCCTCACCCCGCGGCAGTTCAGGCCATCCATCACAATCGGGCTTCCCCAAGCAGACGGACATTACGAATATGTGATAGGAGAATCCTACAGCGATGAGAGCTCGGGTGGGGAATACGAGTACCATTATGTGAGCTTTGATGACCCCTACATGACAGATCCCAAGGTGAACATCAGCAGGCAGCGTAACCCTGATGACATTGCTGAGCACTACCTGCGCAGCAGAGGCAATAAGAGGAGATATTATATCGCAGCTAAAGAGGTCTGCTGGAACTATGCAGGATATAAGAAAAGGTTTGCCTAAATCCTTTACTTTCACTTGGCACACCATTCTGAAATCTCCTTGCAGAATGTTGATTCACATGCTGATAAACTTAAAAGCATCTGTAATGTGCCATCTGATTTCTGACATTTCAATGGCAGAAACTATAAGAATTTTCCACGGGAGACTCACACCCCTTAGAAATGTCAGAGTGAGATTACTATAATCAAGTACAACACAGCTaagaactcttttttttttaacccccTTTTGTAGACTCACTAGTAACAGTCTTTAATATATCAGTTATAAAACTCACTGTGAGAGGTCAAGAGGGAATTTGCAGCTTATTTTTTTGTACTTGAATGTTTTACTTTGTGCTTCAGTTCTTGGTACATGTACACAGGACAGAGACCTCCTTGTGCAAAGTATTTCCAGGAGTTTAATGGACTAACTGATGGAATCTAGAATGGGATGTGCTTATAGGCAAATTAAATCAGTTTCTAGCACTAGCAGGAAATGGTTCTGGTGTCTCAGTTCTTTGTTGGAAAATGGGATAACAGCTCTTTCCAACTTCACAAGGCTGAAGTcttaaaaaatatatgaaagCTGTAAGGTGCTTAACCACACTGGTGACTACCTTATATTAAGTGTAAAAACAAAGCTGCATAAAGTATTATTGTTGCTCCTGCTGTTTAGAGAAATCAGAAGGTGACTGGATCACAAATCCTAATGCTGAGGGATTTTCTTACATTTTGACAGGCAAGACTGGTTACTGTGCTACAGCAAAGAATATATGAGAATATACTGAGAGAAACACTATACTAAAAATTCACTCTCTTAATTGATACAGGTTAGGATCAGTGCTCACCCAAAAAGGCATAGAATTCCTTGTCACTTTTCATCAAAAAGCTGAACCAAAACTTGCCCAACTTTGGATTTTTATCAAAAGCAGTCAAAACAGGAGcaagaatattttcattatGCAAAATGAATCTCCAAACATAGATTCTTTCTCAATCtgaatttccatttcatttgctggaaataaaaataaaactttttcaGTATTCTCCAGGTTTACTCCTGCCTCATCTCAGTCCATATAAATGGCACTTGCAAAAATAGCAGAAACAAGACCGTTTCTTTGGGCACTTGAAAAATCaatgtgtttttatactttgacCTCTATATAGGTCCCTCCAGAAGTGTTTGTCCTCAGCTGGTGTGAGCTGAATAGTTCCAGTGAATTTAAGAGAGCCCATGGAATATCCTCTCAGTGTGTTGAAGAGCTAAACCCCAGCCTTTCTCCAATGTAACTTATGTTAAATTTCTGGGTTTTGCAGAATTGATAATAAAGCAAGATTTGTAGATAATTATAATAGCATTTCAGCACTTCTGTTTAAGATCTGAACAACAGTTTGAAGCTGTAAAAGCTTATTTTACCATACCAGCTCTGTGATGCAAAATGCAGGTATTATCAGATTAAAATATCTGAGACAGTACTGTGTAGGTGATAGGCTCACTACACTCAGCCAAGCTCCAATTCAGATTAttaaagataagaaaaaaaaggaaaatagagcTCAGATGGGTTTTGAGAGACTTGTTGGAGGTTTTCAGGGATAGTTTACCAAATGGTTGAGGGATCTCTTAACCAACTGTAGAACTTGAATTGCTTAAACATTGCAAGCCATGATATTCAGAATCATCTGAAGCTCATTTTGTAGATTCACAGAaggttggaaaacacctttAAGACCACTGAGTCCAACCTTTAATCCATTGCCAGGTTGCCATTAACAGCACTGCCAGGTTCACCACTACACCATGTCCCTCAGAACCACATCCACATATCTtctaaacacttccagggaccaagactcaaccacttccctagGCAATCCTTCTGGTAAAGAAATTTTtgctaatatccaatctaaaccttccctgacacagtttgaagccatttgaGTGATTATTCTTTATATTCACCGAATTCTAAAACGTTTCTGCTGTATGAGTTCCCAGGTTTCATCAAAGCTAGTATTTCTGATTCCCTCAGAATCAAAGGGATTTTAATTGGGGTTTTCCTTTCAGTGCAATGAGGAATGACAAAACCTGTATAGATGGCAGCAGACGTAAGGTGATTTTCCAGAGCTATACAGACAGTACCTTTTCGACTCTTCAGGATGAAGATGAATATACAGAACATCTTGGCATCCTGGGACCAGTTATTCGGGCTGAAGTGGACGATGTTATCCTAGTAGGTCAATGTTTTGATTGTGTGTGCAGGATAAGATTCTTACAGTGATCTTGGAATATGACAGAATGGATCTAAAAATACcacaaatttttaaaagatgatGGAGGGGAAACAGTTTTCAAAGCTAGAAATTGCACTGTGAACTTGTAAGCACTGTGATGTGTTTCTTTGAAACACATCTTTTTTCACTCCTGTCCACAGCAAATTAAatcctgtttttctttgtttcccaACATTAAATACTGGCTTATTGGTCTACTGTAAAATAAGATTTAGGTTTAGTGTTAATGAAAAATGAGTTGTCTAAACTTAAAAATTAGTACATATGTGTTCAAGATTAATATATACTTTTTGGGAAAATATATCATTTCCTCTAAAAAGTTTTGCTATGTAAATGTGCAGGATTTTGTTAGAACTGTCAACAAGGATGAAGAGGAACCATATCCCTGGATACACTGTGGTATATTTGCATTAGGAAGCACACTGCTTCCTAATTTTCCTTCTCTCATCCTTCTTCATCCAGTCTTCCAACACACAGGGATGGACTTAGATAGGGAGGATAGATCTCGGCGCTTTCTGCTTATTTCAGTAGGAGTGGTGTGCAACAGGAATTCACCAAGCCATGTTTAAATCATGAGTAAGAGGAGAAAAAGCTGTTCTAGCTTGGGAGTGATATTCTCTAATGAGAGGTAAATATGTAATCCCACTGTCCTGGTGTTTCTCTGGGAGAAGTGGGAAGCACTGATTTCAGCAAGAATGATACAGAGGTCTAGAGTTACTGGATTGCAACAACTGCAACAAAGCATAAGAGGTAGAAACTCCCCATTTCCCTGCTGGCAGTAACTAAGCAGCTCCAGGTACAAGGGGCAGCAGTCAATGTCCTGGGAGCCTTGATTGGTGGAAGACAGGGAGTTAGACTcgtgatttttcagaaaactaCCTGTATAAAAGGTGGAGACTCTGCATGGAGATGCATGGAGATCAAAAGCTCTCTCTGCTGGCTTTTCCATGTACAATGTAGCCTGTAATCTTTATGCAAAAGATGGTTTGACCTGGTTTGAGGTCATGGGAATGTAATGTGGGGGGACTTCGGTTTAGGCCTGAGTTTGCTGAACAGAAtctatttttggttttttaggtTCATTTTAAGAATCTGGCATCCAGACCATATTCCCTCCATGCCCATGGAGTCCTCTATGAAAAGTCCTCTGAGGGAAGTGTTTATGATGATGAATCTACTGCTTGGTTTAAGGAAGATGAAGTTCAGCCAAATAACAGCTACATATATGTATGGTACGCAAACCGGCGATCAGGCCCTGTGCAGTCAGGAGCAGCTTGTCGGTCCTGGGTCTACTACTCTGATTTAAACCTGGTAAGGGAATGGAAATAGAAGGGGTGGTGTTGCTGGGgttgatcacagaatcatagaaacaCTTGTGTTGGGAGGCATCACcagagatcatccagtccacCACTGCAGCTCAAGCAGAGTTGGCTGGAGTAGTTTGTCCAGAGCCAATGTTCAGCTGGGTTTTGAATATCTCCGAATGATGCATGGCTGTAGAAGTGCAAGCTGCAGAACATGTTTTTTGATAACGGTCCTTTCTTTTGGGCTCGGATGTTCCCACCTGACATTTAATGTCTTGCACTCAGTTAAAGCAGGACATAAAGTATGGAAGAACTTGAAGTGGGCAGCTCTGGTAAGACTGAGCAGGGAAGAATAAAGATAGAAGGGAGCAGTAATTCTGGGACCTGCTTTAGATTTTTAGGGGCTGATGCATTCCTGCAGAATGctatgggggtttttttacatcTTTTGGGAAATCCACTTTTACGTCTAATATGAGTTTATTACCTTCTAGGAGAAAGACATTCAGTCTGGTTTGATTGGGCCAATACTGATCTGTGAAAAAGGAGCCTTCAGCAAatcaaacagcagcaggacatATACACGAgactttttcttgctttttatgGTCTTCGATGAAGAGAAAAGCTGGTACTTTGACAAACATTCTGGAAAGCCTTGTAATGAGAAGACACAAGAACTGCAGCAATGCCACAAATTCTATGGTACCTATTTCATTTTGCCATATATGCAGTTTACTGTGGTAGAGGGAAAGATGTCAGGGGAAGTATCTCAGCTCACAGTCCTTTTCAAAATGCATAAATCCCCCACATTAGttatgtgaattttttttgttatccATTGTACTCATAGTAGTCATGGTTTTACATGTAAAAATTATCAGTGATGGGAAATCTGCtattaaaatgaagaaagaacATATTAGACTGAAACTTTCAAAAGAAAACTTCTCTCTTGTATTCGCATATATATTCCCCcctattaaaagaaaagaagaaacaaagaagTCTTCTTTGCAATAAGAAACCAGTACCCTGACAGCTTCTtgcaagaaattttaaaatattttaataatttgaCAATCAGGTAGTTCTGTTGAGGAATTTGAAGCAGCTGTATAACAGCCCTTCATACACCTCTCTGTGGATATAGAGGTATTTCAGTTGTGCCTGTGGAAATGGGAGCTTTAGAAAGAGTTTTGGATAGCTGTCCTTTCTTTTGGGCCTGATATTCCCATcttacatttaaatatttttgttctccTGGCTGCCATGTGTTGCTACCAAGCTGTGCTCAAATCTTCTGGTGAGGTCCCTGGATTTTCTGAATTGATTTACATAGACCATAAAGTGTGTTGCACTTTAAATTGGAATAAACTATGTTTTCCCCAAGTGCATTCCTTCATTAAATATGTTGCTAATTTCAATAATTACTTTCTAGCGCTTTGAGACTGGTTTTGTGAGCAGTTTTCCTGACtaacaatcttttttttttcagccattAATGGGATTACCTACAATTTGCAAGGCTTGAGGATGTATGAAGGTGAAACAGTCCGATGGCACTTGCTGAATATGGGTGGCCCAAAAGACATTCATGTTGTTCATTTTCATGGACAGACTTTCATAGAACAAGGAGAGCCAGAGCATCAGCTTGGTACATACACTCTCCTCCCAGGTAAGCATCAGAGCAGAGTAAGTTCAAAGGGGTGACCTCTGAAGTCTGTCATTATCATACTGGTTTGAAGGTCTCCATATGGTGAgagtttgggggttttaatGTCCAGGTAAGTGATACagaacagaaagaagaaatgtgagCCCTAGGAGAATTCTTACTCTCTCTCCAGGGAGAAATAGGCTGTAAGTTTTCATTAGACTGCAGGATGAAGTCCTTTGCCCCATCAGTGTCAGCAGTACCAGTGTGCAATAACAGCACTTATGAAGCCTGTGTTTCCAGCTACAAGaattcaaggggaaaaaaaaaaagacaacaaggAGATCCAAATAATGGGACTGGCTTGGAATACTAGGAGTTTTAGTGAACATTAGGGGTAGTttattcaatattttatttccttatttttaaagTAGTGCTTTTAATTGGGAAATCtacatatttttgtttaaatgagAACCAGAATTAGCTGGAATTACCTGAAGAATTGTCTGCAGCAACTAGGAATATAAGAAAAGCAATGAGAACATGTCCTGTGCTTTCTAAAAAGGTCATCAAGCAACTGAAACCATACCTACTTCCTGCTCAATCCTTGGCACTCATATTGCATGAAGAAAGTGAGGGGAGGGCCCATACTTCTAATATTCCCTCTTCTACTATTGGCTTCTTTACATCCTTTTCATTACTGGAACaacacactggcacagcaggagtaAGAATCATAACCAGCATCACAGACTTAACATCCATGCATTGTGATAAACACTATTCACTGCACTGTTCAGCACTGTAGTTAACGTGCAGGTATCTGTTATGTTCAGGCAACCAAGGTTTTGTACTTTGCACCATCAGCAAAGGTTGGGTTTTGATCTGGCTACTTGATTCCAATCTCAGTCCCCAGCTAGAACTAGcttgctaagaaaaaaaatcactgagatGGTGGAAGTTACTGCTCTCATTGCAATGTGTATTTAAATTTTCTGGATTAGGTCATAGGAAGGTCTTTGGTTTAAAATTCAGCCTCACTGACATCAGCCTTGTAATGCAAATGTTTCTGAtacatttcatttccttttttcaaGGCTCATTTAGAACAATTGAAATGAAACCACAGAGACCTGGCTGGTGGCTTTTAGACACTGAAGTGGGGGAATACCAGCAAGCAGGAATGCAGACGTCCTATTTGGTTATAGAGAAAGGTACGAACTACAGTGGTTTTTGGCTGGGAAAGTCAAGCTATGAAGTCTTCTCTACTCTTTCAGGatcactaaaaataaatttaggaGATTGTAGGAAATTATCCACATTCAAGGACATGGTGGAGTGGTTACTGTAAATTTGTTatagaagaaaaatttttaGCTTCCAGCAATGCTAGCTTTTAATTATTTAGCACACTACCTTAATTCCTCTAGCACGCTAGCCTTGAATTTGAGGTTTCCCTATAGTGACCAGTGGATTAATCTGTTGAGAGAAATTGCAGAGATTAATTTAGACTTCTCTGGGAAAAGAGTGATGTTATAGAATTACTAGATAATAATAAcaattattataattaatagTGAACTAAAATTACACTATTGTCCTGAGTGATGTTGTCTTACATTTCACCAGAATATATATTGGAATAGTCCTCATTTTCTTTAACAACAAACTTACTGTGCTCCCTTCAGAGTGCAGGATTCCAATGGGCCTGGCAAGTGGGGTTATACTCGATTCGCAGATTGATGCTTCTCATCACATAGGTGAGTTTATCCCAGAAAAGGTCCCTGAACACCCCCAGCAAAGTGTTGCAGTTCTGTCTTCTTTTGGCTTCTCTGATGGTCTTTCAAGATCAGTTCAGCAGCAATCAGCTCTCAGGCTAAAAGTCTCTCCAGTGCTGCAAGCAGAGACAGGGAGTTCTGTTAGGTAACCATCATTATTGTATTTGAAGTATCACAGGTTTGCTATCAGTGTCACAAGATTGAAAGTCAGGGAGTGCTCTGTCTGTGACCTGCTGGGTGATCAGGAACAAACCCAGCATTCTTTTTGTTCCTTGGATTCCCTGCTTGAAAATAACACCAAGCGTTCAAAAAGCTTTTGAGATTAGAATGTGGTATGAGATACGAAAACACAAAATATATCTGTTATGAAAGACTTGGGAACCCTGGCATCCAGAGCAATTAGAGTCCTTAATTTGTCAAGTTTATCTGTGGTACAAAAGTGGGATCATTACTTAGAGACTTTTCTTAGCATTTTACACGGACAGTGTCAAATCAAGGCGTACAGGTTACGCACACATGCATCCTTTcccttgaaataaaaaataagttaCTTATTTTGTAAAACCcaattttttgtggattttctttctttgtttcctcATAGAGTGTTATGAAGGCTTGAAAGCTGTTTTGTAATATATATTCTATACCAATTTTTAACTTGAAAACCTTGTTATGCAGAGGGGAGCTCTCTCCCATGAATGTAGAGCACATTTTGTATCTGATCCTGCTGGGGGCCAAAACTTATTTAGCAAACTCTAGACCCTGGTTCCAAGTTAACAGACAGTATATTACATAAAAGGTTATTATTTTAGTCATTTTGCCAGCTTTAAAGCTTTGCAGGGTACAGATGCTGACCATGTCCAAATTAGCCTAGATTATGGTTTTAGATCtcttgtttgtatttttttctctttttttttcttatccttTGGGTAGGGGTGGGAAATGGCGCATTCAAAGCTAATAACAGCCTCAGTTTGTTTTTTCAATGCCTCTTAAAATTCTTGCTTTATTCATATTTTCCATCTAGACTATTGGGAACCTAAGTTAGCCCGATTAAATAATTATGGAACATACAATGCTTGGAGTACTACAGTGGAGGAAGAACTGCCTTGGATCCAGGTAAAGTTCATCATCACTGAGTTATGATTTTCCTACAGCTTATTTTAGAGGGTCAAGCTGCTCTTGTCACTGAGAAGGCTGTTGGAGAAGACTGAAAGAAGTGGCAAGATTGTTGATGCcattaaatgtttttcttccctGGGGTAACTCAGTCTCTGCTGCTGTTGAGGCTCATTGACTGGACAGTTACCCTCACAATTTAGATTGTAACCATTTTGTAGGTAAATGGAGTAATTCTTTCTActactttatttttcctttgtctgtCTAGTAGTACGTATTTGTATGTTTGTGTTTAAGTGATCATTTAATGTGTAATATCCTCAAGCCTTCGTTCAGATAGTTTTTTGCTTAGTTTGTATGCTGCTGTCCCACTTGACAGAGCTCAGTTGTCTTCACTTAGGGAAACTAAGCTTATAATTATGACATCAAGCTCTATATCATTCAGTCACCTCACTTCTGTGTTTTTTCTGCCATCCCAGTGACTTTTGCACTACACAGCCAGTTTGCACCCAAATTTGGGGAGAATAGCTGATTTCTTTAAATCTCATTAAAATTGGTTGGAAGACAAGAGAGACTCAAGTTCAGCAGGTGGCTGTTGTGTTTGACTAGCCAACATTTGACATACTGGCAAGTTAGTGAAAGTGGAGTAGGGGGAGAAGGTTGGGAGTTTTGATGTAAAACTGGAAATATCATTGGGAAGAGAAAGAATTTAACGGGGCTGTTGTGGTGGGAAGCTGAAGTTACTGCAGGGAAGCATGCAGAGGTGTGGAGGGCATGTCCCAGAGAATGAGTTTCACTGCTGACAGGCACACCTTCCAGATTTGTTTTTATGTGTTAAGTGCTTAGAGATATGGTATCAGCAGGAATGGTGGCTTTTCAGCACTTCAGAATGTCATATGCCTTTCTGCAGCCTAGGTATCCAAAATTAGAGGTAGCTTCTAAAAGTGTGAGCCTTTAATGTCTCTGTGCTCCTTGACCTATCTGTAAAATGGGGCAGGGGGGCAGAATTGTGCCTACCACAGACACACAGATATTTTTGAGGTGCCTTTGTGGTGCAGTGCTGAACCCTGTAAAATGGCCTCTGAAATTAAATGCATACACAAAAACACAAATGAAATGAGAGAGCATTCATTTGATATATCTCTGATAGATACTCTGGTATCTATTATTCCTTTAGAGAAGGTTAGTGCTGTGCATATTAAAATGCCGAAGAATTATATGGCTTTTGCTATATATTATAGACTTTATAAACACTCTTTGCTGTTCCTAGGTGGACTTTCGAAGACAAGTTTTGCTCACTGGGATACAGACACAGGGAGCCAAGCAGTTTTTTAAGTCCTTATACATCCAGAAgtattttcttgtttacagCAAAGACAAACGGACATGGAACACCTTCAAAGGAGACAGCTCGCCAACAGGAAAGGTCTGTCTGTGCCATGGGGCTTGCAACAACCTAGGCAGCATCACTGAGGGATACAGTGAGTCTTATTTAATGTTAAGAAAGAGTGGAAAAAATTATGGTCTTTGGAGCCTTAATAGGTACACCTGGAAGCCCCAAAGGGCATTTACCAAACTAATGAAATTCAGACTAGAAGACAAATAGTAAAGTGAAACACCACCTGGACTGGGGTTTGGATTGGCCTTGTGACCTTGACTGTGTGGAGTCTGGTTTTCTCACAGGCATCTCTCCCTACTATTATTTCCTAAGCCCATGGCAGCTTTTTTGAAGAAAGTAGGAAGCTGAACTAAAAATCAGGCCTTTACCTCATTTGGGATTAGATTCTGCTTCTCATCCCTTCCTTtgagctgtcccagcagctgaaTGTTGAACTGATTTGCCTGCAGAAGGCCTGTGTGGTGAGTGTGGTTGTATGCTGAAAGAGGTTCATCTTAGAcccacctgctccagccctACCTATTACAGCTCCCTTTAATTTACACTGAGGTTTCTGTGATAAAACTCCCAGATTGAAAGCCTGTTGTCTTTTACCTCTTTGCTCATGCATTTTTATAGACTtacataaaaaaaaaggttgctTATTTAAACTGAGGCCTTCAGATA contains the following coding sequences:
- the F5 gene encoding coagulation factor V isoform X1, yielding MTLHCLQLFLLLLLGSWWPDSEQHVAGAVKVREHYIAAQITSWTYKPQPEEKSRLEHSDPVFKKISYREYEVDFKKEKPANTFAGLLGPTLRAEVGDTLVVHLKNMADKPVSIHPQGLVYSKSEEGSLYDDRTSPAEKQDDAVLPGQLYTYVWDIPEEVGPREADLPCLTYAYYSHENMAMDFNSGLVGALLICKKGSLNEDGSQKHFDREYVLMFGVFDENKSWQKSASVKYTINGYTDGTLPDLEACAYDNISWHLIGMSSKPEIFSIHINGQSMEQKRHRVSAVNLVGGASTTVNMTVTEEGRWLISSLVQKHLQAGMHGYLAVRDCGDKEVKKSRLSYRERLMVKTWDYFIAAEEVTWDYAPRIPDTLDRHYKSQHLDNFSNLIGKRYKKAIFTQYTDASFTKRLENPRPKETGILGPIIRAQINDKVRIVFKNKASRPYSIYFHGVTLAKNAEGADYPLDPTSNGTQSRGVEPGNTYIYEWKIAKTDQPTAQDAQCITRLYHSAVNIERDIASGLIGPLLICKSEALTQKGVQKKADEEQQAMFAVFDENKSWYLEDNIKEYCSNPATVKRDDPKFYNSNIMHTINGYVSDSSEILGFCRDTVVQWHFFSVGTHDEIVSVRLAGHFFLYQGKYEDTLSLFPMSGESVTVEMDNGGTWLLASWGTPEMSYGMRLRFRDAKCDYEEDETLGFVALSPTKTERKAVTTSAEEVVQENEENKEELDYQNYLASFYSIRGSRKAAGDEEKQNLTALAWEQYEDIDAMSSEVAAGSGLTAINSSGTTNNSKFLETHITPLPPVKAETFQSNHTSITAEEDLFLATTSDGEADLVFENRSQSKYEIAHSKMSAGEHLLSNGGGPVNVAEELPAGGKDSKPFPEKHQEQSTERGNYTTNKKRKRRSSLAIKFYSVQKMNALLNHVRNKNVSFSDKTDAPHFVHHTENTSNEAVVGTGQLPNEYDDDLKAEGKKMENAMHTVNLTLDLDLIVGKGSNASSLSEPRISKDKPANVFSLEYTLDNTSPNSSPAVVKNLLEASLPGVEKYSSKMTSEEWNLVSAKMNPGLEASLDKSAGGKLNHHGRNGTASINKEDMKKDQGFSHLMGENQKGSHIHPTQKGKEGNNNTLTSSGTFIKIRRRKKEDAKITYLLSPRSRNPKKPSNPVAGFGRALPGGTNYTTVPCCTDATKAASEVSQSVGVSRAGHRESLGDALTPRQFRPSITIGLPQADGHYEYVIGESYSDESSGGEYEYHYVSFDDPYMTDPKVNISRQRNPDDIAEHYLRSRGNKRRYYIAAKEVCWNYAGYKKSAMRNDKTCIDGSRRKVIFQSYTDSTFSTLQDEDEYTEHLGILGPVIRAEVDDVILVHFKNLASRPYSLHAHGVLYEKSSEGSVYDDESTAWFKEDEVQPNNSYIYVWYANRRSGPVQSGAACRSWVYYSDLNLEKDIQSGLIGPILICEKGAFSKSNSSRTYTRDFFLLFMVFDEEKSWYFDKHSGKPCNEKTQELQQCHKFYAINGITYNLQGLRMYEGETVRWHLLNMGGPKDIHVVHFHGQTFIEQGEPEHQLGTYTLLPGSFRTIEMKPQRPGWWLLDTEVGEYQQAGMQTSYLVIEKECRIPMGLASGVILDSQIDASHHIDYWEPKLARLNNYGTYNAWSTTVEEELPWIQVDFRRQVLLTGIQTQGAKQFFKSLYIQKYFLVYSKDKRTWNTFKGDSSPTGKIFDGNSNAYDIKENIIDPPIIARYIRLYPTEVYNRPTLRMELLGCEVDGCSLPLGMESGEIKNTQITASSTKTSWFNTWDASLARLNQNGKMNAWRAKFNDNQQWLQIDLLTVKKITAIATQGVTSMSAENFVKTYVLLYSNEGFEWKSYTEGSSSKPKVFLGNANSNEHVKNYFNPPILSRFIRIVPKTWYRGIALRVELYGCDFGGGLAAKRTDESGSS